One genomic window of Limanda limanda chromosome 16, fLimLim1.1, whole genome shotgun sequence includes the following:
- the cracdla gene encoding serine-rich adhesin for platelets, whose translation MEASSGDIEEGTEDIQGRKKSKLKSLRTRIFGRNKRTDGEGNTKLSQSSSDITEEQGLGSEEDLVCSQGMMGSRAFSHDSIFLAEEDLTDPEPARVLSQENVHSKIKALQIKLQQQKMHLGPPPLVVPVRRSEEQSSRSEDDISCDVTSQGGVCKTISQPSLRPLSPIFKPALTKFAPQLPSHPLPPDVPSISPIIDNPLDFSSPAQFAPCLDTSAARHRMSVKPRNQRAGTKQRLATTDLRLRSQALNNIDHPDYVEEEEQRLCAPDKLSLETEQIEADTATIAQHLPTKSPEVAPIALEEAPKTSSLTSSQMDHAPPMRKPSISSQVLRPKPQRAVDVASTERPHSSFIESELKTTGEGDSEIQVMFHDKRNILKKIGVTEETSGQISSTSSSALLSRGSSIQQQVKDETESIRGIKRPAPGSGSFHFSITAAKKRDRERPRSGSFVGVLIEAEARHKSKGGTEENRVAGLREKEELKERVVGRLKQEGSLLKGSGITWDKMDSLKKTEPVASVSKNAAADTSAKEEVESSQEDVEEAVEAQEEVQEEEGKTAFGVKLRSTSQSMRVRADPTPNHFSKPPVSEDQCDKQNRQEMSDNVGYVSKKPLISCPPSTSGDISMSDPTPSGSTLPLKNTIPSTGNSSITSAEVRATSSDAGEVGTAPSVPQEPQSAPAPASSEGSWMSLAMEKTRNLQHLFTSRFPRDFTGAQTVARPPAQVQPKTQTETQIGEVQQGSTPSQAAHQPSSETVKTAKVQSTSQAHAVTPSLVSVQQNTTKVATGLSETPKEAQTSKQTNESQSHPSTTQSASQCLSNPPVQTKPWTTQFPLRSSTQADTSSQFALKGSATHCLAQSSSSQQATSQPPAWTNRSVHPTNQLKPTASGSTTTSITASLPRVSTLGKGERDANVQEKEGPSPIGRRAVLGGSVIKRAAFLEKTAEWVTPAGAKEVELKKAQSEVQSSEVQSSDESPVSANTTTLSTDTKPEGRPGVKPTESIPTKVPDRPSEDKWLRKNPASSSPSSSPTQSSELQSMSEGGKPSWMELAKRKSMAWSDKTMD comes from the exons ATGGAGGCTTCCTCTGGAGATATAGAAGAAGGCACTGAAGACATTCAAG GACGGAAAAAGTCCAAACTCAAGTCCCTGAGAACTCGTATCTTCGGGCGGAACAAGAGAACAGATGGAGAGGGAAACACCAAACTCAGTCAGTCGTCCAGCGACATCACTGAAGAACAGGGACTAGGATCAGAGGAGGATTTGGT ATGCTCCCAGGGAATGATGGGATCCCGAGCGTTCTCCCATGACAGCATCTTCCTGGCTGAGGAGGATCTGACAGACCCTGAACCAGCCAGGGTCCTATCCCAGGAGAATGTTCACAGCAAGATAAAAGCTCTGCAG ATCAagcttcagcagcagaagaTGCATTTGGGGCCACCACCCTTGGTTGTGCCAGTCAGACGGTCAGAGGAGCAAAGCAGCCGCTCAGAGGATGACATCTCATGTGACGTTACATCACAGGGAGGTGTCTGCAAG ACCATATCCCAGCCATCCCTTCGTCCTCTCTCACCTATCTTCAAACCTGCTCTGACCAAGTTTGCGCCCCAGCTTCCATCCCATCCTCTACCTCCTGATGTCCCATCCATTTCCCCCATCATTGACAATCCGTTGGACTTCAGTTCTCCTGCTCAGTTCGCCCCCTGCCTGGATACCTCTGCTGCACGCCACCGGATGTCTGTCAAGCCCAGAAACCAACGGGCCGGCACCAAGCAGAGACTCGCTACA ACTGATTTAAGGCTTCGGTCACAGGCCCTGAACAACATTGATCACCCTGACTAtgtggaagaagaggagcagcggCTTTGTGCTCCAGACAAGCTGTCGCTGGAAACAGAACAAATAGAAGCAGATACTGCGACCATAGCTCAGCACCTTCCTACCAAATCCCCAGAGGTTGCACCAATAGCTCTAGAAGAAGCCCCCAAAACATCCAGTTTGACTTCTTCCCAAATGGATCATGCTCCTCCTATGAGAAAACCCTCTATCTCCTCACAGGTTCTTCGACCTAAGCCTCAAAGAGCAGTGGATGTTGCGTCCACTGAACGTCCACATTCATCCTTTATAGAGTCGGAACTCAAAACCACAGGAGAGGGAGATTCTGAGATACAAGTAATGTTCCACGACAAGAGGAATATTCTTAAAAAGATTGGAGTGACTGAAGAGACCTCGGGCCAGATCTCTTCTACCTCCAGCTCAGCACTGCTATCCAGGGGATCCTCTATTCAACAGCAGGTTAAAGATGAGACAGAGAGCATAAGAGGAATAAAGAGACCTGCCCCAGGATCTGGCTCCTTCCATTTCTCCATCACCGCTGCCAAAAAACGAGATAGGGAGAGACCCCGATCGGGCAGTTTTGTGGGAGTGCTGATAGAAGCCGAAGCCAGGCACAAGAGCAAAGGGGGAACAGAGGAGAATCGTGTTGCAGGCTTAAGGGAAAAGGAGGAACTTAAAGAGAGAGTTGTGGGACGCCTAAAGCAAGAGGGATCTCTACTCAAAGGCTCAGGAATTACATGGGATAAGATGGACAGCCTCAAAAAGACAGAACCAGTGGCTTCTGTGTCTAAAAATGCAGCCGCAGACACTTCagcaaaggaggaggtggagagcagccaggaggatgtggaggaagCCGTGGAAGCACAGGAGGAGGTccaggaggaagaagggaagaCAGCATTTGGTGTGAAACTACGCTCAACTTCTCAATCGATGAGAGTTCGAGCTGATCCGACCCCTAACCATTTCTCTAAGCCGCCAGTCAGTGAGGACCAGTGtgacaaacaaaacagacaggagatgagcgaTAATGTCGGCTACGTGTCTAAAAAGCCGCTCATCTCTTGTCCCCCATCCACCTCTGGAGACATCAGCATGTCAG ATCCAACCCCATCTGGCTCCACCCTTCCACTCAAGAATACCATACCATCGACAGGCAATTCTTCCATCACGTCTGCAGAGGTCAGAGCAACCTCCTCAGACGCCGGAGAAGTAGGGACTGCCCCCTCTGTGCCTCAGGAGCCCCAGTCTGCCCCCGCACCAGCATCGTCTGAAGGGTCCTGGATGAGCCTCGCAATGGAAAAGACCAGGAACCTGCAGCATCTCTTCACAAGCAGGTTCCCCAGAGACTTTACAGGCGCGCAGACTGTGGCTCGACCGCCAGCACAAGTGCAGCCGAAGactcaaacagagacacagattggTGAAGTGCAGCAGGGTTCAACACCATCGCAGGCTGCACATCAGCCATCcagtgaaacagtgaaaacagcaAAGGTGCAAAGTACAAGTCAAGCACACGCTGTCACACCATCACTAGTGTCAGTGCAACAGAACACGACAAAGGTAGCTACTGGTCTGTCAGAAACTCCTAAAGAAGCACAAACATCCAAACAAACCAATGAATCCCAGTCACACCCAAGTACAACTCAGTCTGCTTCTCAGTGTCTGTCTAATCCACCTGTACAGACCAAGCCATGGACCACACAGTTTCCCCTACGTTCTTCTACACAAGCAGACACCTCGTCTCAGTTTGCACTGAAGGGGAGCGCCACCCACTGTCTTGCACAATCTTCCTCAAGCCAGCAAGCCACCTCCCAGCCACCTGCTTGGACTAATCGAAGTGTCCACCCCACCAACCAGCTCAAACCCACAGCTTCAGGTTCCACCACCACATCGATCACAGCTTCTCTTCCCCGAGTGTCTACGCTGGGAAAAGGGGAACGAGATGCCAACGTGCAGGAAAAAGAGGGTCCCTCACCCATAGGAAGACGAGCAGTTTTGGGCGGGTCAGTGATCAAGAGGGCTGCTTTTCTGGAAAAAACAGCAGAATGGGTCACACCAGCTGGAGCGAAGGAG GTGGAATTGAAGAAAGCTCAATCAGAAGTGCAGTCATCAGAAGTGCAGTCATCAGATGAATCCCCTGTCTCTGCCAATACAACGACTctgagcacagacacaaaaccaGAAGGAAGACCAGGGGTAAAACCTACAG agTCGATCCCCACCAAAGTCCCGGACAGGCCCAGTGAGGACAAATGGCTCCGGAAAAACCCTGCATCTTCTTCGCCCTCATCGTCCCCCACACAGTCGTCAGAGTTGCAGTCCATGTCGGAGGGTGGCAAGCCGTCCTGGATGGAACTGGCGAAGAGAAAGTCAATGGCCTGGAGTGACAAGACCATGGACTAA
- the creg2 gene encoding protein CREG2, giving the protein MNAMARYFLLALLATVLSPGRSYTLRSAASWVLSSNDVVEDADLSEEVVAPALLVDGAGLWKQAYPTSSVLGDGGVESPGELGTPEGDGVSQLSSSLFSYRLEKVKKSASGAAPPPPPHQETARTARYIAHYSDWGHVSTISTQDKIKGLPFGNIFSVSDGPGDNSSGVIYFYMTPMDNTVIDLRSNPYASITFSEAEGEFCRQMVYDPEDPRCARLALTGKMVDVLQEELGFAKEAMFSRHPAMAKWPVEHKWFFMKLELIQVWLQNWVGGVKLIPIEDYYKATPF; this is encoded by the exons ATGAACGCTATGGCCCGTTACTTTCTGCTGGCGCTCCTCGCCACCGTGCTGTCCCCGGGTCGGAGCTACACCCTGAGGAGCGCCGCGTCCTGGGTCCTGTCCTCCAACGATGTGGTGGAGGACGCGGACCTGTCGGAGGAGGTGGTGGCCCCGGCGCTGCTGGTGGACGGCGCGGGGCTGTGGAAGCAGGCGTACCCGACCTCCAGTGTCCTCGGAGACGGCGGCGTTGAGAGCCCCGGGGAGCTGGGGACGCCCGAGGGGGACGGCGTGTCCCAGCTGTCCTCCAGCTTGTTCTCATACCGGCTGGAGAAGGTGAAGAAGTCCGCCAGCGGCGCTGCTCCTCCGCCTCCACCGCACCAGGAGACCGCCCGGACCGCCCGATACATAGCGCACTACAGTGACTGGGGACATGTGTCCACCATCTCTACACAGGACAag ATTAAAGGTCTCCCCTTTGGGAACATCTTCTCAGTCAGCGATGGACCAGGGGACAACAGCAGTGGAGTTATCTACTTCTACATGACTCCAATGGACAACACTGTGATAGACTTGAGAAGTAACCCGTATGCTTCTATCACCTTCTCAGAGGCAGAGGGGGAGTTCTGCAG GCAAATGGTATATGACCCAGAGGATCCAAGATGTGCTCGACTCGCACTGACAGGCAAGATGGTGGATGTGCTGCAAGAGGAGCTCGGGTTTGCAAAGGAGGCAATGTTCTCCAG aCATCCTGCGATGGCAAAGTGGCCAGTGGAACACAAGTGGTTCTTCATGAAGCTGGAGTTGATCCAGGTGTGGCTGCAAAACTGGGTCGGGGGCGTTAAACTCATTCCAATCGAGGACTACTATAAAGCTACACCCTTCTGA